In Zerene cesonia ecotype Mississippi chromosome 17, Zerene_cesonia_1.1, whole genome shotgun sequence, a single genomic region encodes these proteins:
- the LOC119833447 gene encoding SLIT and NTRK-like protein 2, protein MAPTLSIRWVVRWTILVAWASLVPVNNQALAPTLVPSCPTQCICLSQSQVVCNSASLRGVPSALSSNVMQLSLSRADLRVLRSDAFAHLRQLRRLSLDACNLTRIRPFAFRGLPRLDELYIQHTPLATVDAFAFAALQNISSIVLSHNRIAQIEGYAFAGTNFIKLISIRNNPIKRILAHAFSGLNDVSQIELPSGIKSIEPKAFFGLEGVGVLELAYMDLPALMPDTFFGLTRVGRLALRESDLGVIRVGAFDGLRRVDILEMCNNKIDGIEELSLIQNNSVHTFKMTGNHMLESPEAVVLEVENIIIRGNHLPCECGRDPLANQLALTADFAEENLCISPLKVRGRSLASAAGSACRGEGGGSARARAAAGASPVGDALEHSLALTIVSIAFLANS, encoded by the exons TGGGCCTCCCTTGTGCCTGTTAACAACCAGGCGCTTGCTCCTACCCTCGTACCGTCCTGTCCAACGCAATGCATCTGTCTATCTCAATCTCAG GTCGTGTGCAACAGTGCAAGTTTACGAGGGGTGCCGTCAGCATTAAGTTCCAATGTAATGCAGCTATCACTGTCGAGGGCTGATCTTCGCGTCCTACGGTCCGATGCATTTGCGCATCTCAGACAACTCCGCCGCCTGTCTCTCGACGCTTGTAATCTGACGCGCATACGCCCTTTCGCCTTTCGAGGTCTGCCGCGGTTGGATGAGCTCTACATACAACACACGCCGCTCGCTACGGTGGATGCGTTCGCATTCGCTGCGCTCCAGAATATATCATCAATCGTCCTGTCGCATAATCGAATAGCGCAAATCGAAGGCTATGCATTTGCCGGaaccaattttataaaacttatctCGATAAGGAATAATCCCATAAAGCGAATATTGGCTCATGCTTTTTCTGGTTTAAATGATGTTTCTCAAATAGAATTACCGTCTGGTATAAAATCCATCGAGCCGAAGGCTTTCTTTGGTTTAGAAGGAGTCGGAGTACTGGAACTAGCTTACATGGATTTACCGGCTCTGATGCCGGATACGTTCTTTGGATTAACCCGCGTCGGTCGGCTGGCTTTACGAGAATCTGATCTGGGAGTTATACGCGTAGGCGCCTTTGATGGATTGCGGCGGGTGGACATTTTAGAAATgtgtaataacaaaattgatgGTATCGAGGAGCTTTCTTTAATACAGAATAATAGTGTCcatacttttaaaatgacTGGAAATCATATGCTCGAATCGCCTGAAGCGGTCGTGCTGGAGGtggaaaatatcataatacgTGGCAATCATTTGCCATGTGAGTGTGGTCGAGATCCACTGGCGAACCAGTTGGCTTTGACCGCCGACTTTGCAGAAGAGAATTTGTGTATATCTCCGTTGAAAGTGCGGGGTCGGAGTTTGGCTAGTGCAGCGGGGTCGGCGTGTCGCGGGGAAGGGGGCGGAAGCGCGCGCGCTCGAGCGGCCGCCGGAGCCAGCCCCGTCGGAGACGCTCTAGAGCATTCTCTCGCGCTAACTATTGTGTCCATCGCTTTCCTTGCAAACAGCTAA